Proteins found in one Rhodobacteraceae bacterium D3-12 genomic segment:
- a CDS encoding trifunctional transcriptional activator/DNA repair protein Ada/methylated-DNA--[protein]-cysteine S-methyltransferase: protein MFFDLPDHATLYSALLGRDPAYDGQAFVGVASTGVFCRLTCPARKPKPENCTFYPTVGDCIDAGYRPCKRCHPMQPVASADPSIASLLAALDERPEYRWSEADITRMGFDLSTVRRSFKRQFGMTFLEIARQRRLRDGFTTIADGGKVIDAQLDAGYASPSAFRAAFARLLGRAPGRLHPDPLLFADWISTPLGDMISLSSPSRLYLLEFHDRKALSRELARLDTSVKGRLGIGTTAPGEQIKHELSAYFSGQSAAFKTPLAYTGSGFAQSVWDALRHIPPGTTTSYGDLARALGRPSATRAVARANGANQLALIVPCHRVIGADGALTGYGGGLWRKKRLLEIERLYRPTQIESPT from the coding sequence ATGTTCTTTGATCTTCCAGACCACGCGACACTCTACTCGGCGCTGCTTGGGCGCGATCCCGCCTATGATGGCCAAGCCTTCGTTGGCGTCGCCAGCACCGGCGTGTTCTGCCGCCTGACCTGCCCGGCGCGCAAACCCAAGCCCGAGAATTGCACCTTCTACCCGACCGTGGGCGATTGCATCGACGCGGGCTACCGCCCTTGCAAACGCTGCCACCCGATGCAACCCGTGGCCTCGGCCGACCCCTCCATCGCCAGCCTGCTCGCCGCGCTGGATGAACGCCCGGAATACCGCTGGTCCGAAGCGGACATCACCCGCATGGGCTTTGACCTCTCCACCGTCCGGCGCAGCTTCAAACGTCAATTCGGCATGACCTTCCTTGAAATCGCAAGGCAACGGCGGCTGCGGGACGGCTTCACCACCATCGCGGACGGCGGCAAGGTGATCGACGCACAGCTTGACGCCGGCTATGCCTCGCCCAGCGCGTTTCGCGCCGCCTTCGCCCGTCTGCTTGGCCGTGCGCCGGGCCGTCTCCACCCCGATCCGCTGCTCTTTGCCGACTGGATCAGCACGCCGCTCGGCGACATGATCTCACTCAGCAGCCCGTCCCGGCTTTACCTGCTCGAATTTCATGACCGCAAAGCGCTCAGCCGCGAGCTGGCCCGCCTTGATACCTCGGTCAAGGGGCGGCTCGGCATCGGCACAACCGCCCCCGGCGAACAGATCAAACACGAGCTTTCCGCCTATTTCTCTGGCCAATCGGCTGCGTTCAAAACCCCGCTCGCCTATACCGGCTCGGGTTTTGCGCAATCGGTCTGGGATGCGCTGCGCCACATCCCGCCCGGCACCACGACAAGCTATGGCGACCTCGCCCGTGCGCTTGGCCGCCCCTCCGCCACCCGCGCCGTAGCGCGTGCCAATGGCGCCAACCAACTCGCCCTGATCGTGCCCTGCCACCGGGTCATCGGCGCGGATGGCGCGCTAACCGGCTATGGCGGCGGCCTCTGGCGCAAAAAACGGCTGCTTGAAATCGAACGCCTCTATCGTCCCACCCAAATAGAAAGCCCGACATGA
- a CDS encoding polysaccharide pyruvyl transferase family protein, whose protein sequence is MFDAAFQHIRTTANVGDRACCPADYFDFGTSTIGDFGADLPACHRAILGGGQVAQQAINALIYNAAAARHTVIWAVGLDSKTAQSLPFEIARASASLISTRNAGVAGLSHVPCVSAMSPLFDAPPAPKHEVVAFLHHRKSTGITLPDSIPSLTNHGPTLQQAIAHIASGDTVVTNSYHGTYWAMLLGRRTLCLPFSNKFNGFADPPTMATPSNWQTALPKARRHPALLEQARTANRGFFDKVMNL, encoded by the coding sequence ATGTTTGATGCCGCATTCCAACATATCCGCACCACCGCCAATGTGGGTGACCGTGCCTGCTGCCCGGCGGATTACTTTGATTTCGGCACAAGCACGATTGGTGATTTCGGTGCCGATCTGCCGGCCTGTCACCGTGCCATCCTCGGCGGTGGTCAGGTCGCACAACAGGCGATCAACGCGCTGATCTATAACGCCGCCGCCGCGCGGCACACGGTCATCTGGGCCGTGGGCCTCGACAGCAAAACGGCGCAAAGCCTGCCGTTTGAAATCGCTCGCGCCTCGGCCTCGCTGATCTCGACCCGCAATGCGGGGGTGGCGGGGCTGTCGCATGTGCCTTGCGTCTCGGCCATGTCGCCGCTGTTTGATGCGCCCCCCGCACCCAAGCATGAGGTGGTCGCTTTCCTGCACCACCGCAAATCCACCGGCATCACCCTGCCCGATAGTATCCCGAGCCTCACCAATCACGGCCCGACCCTGCAACAGGCCATCGCCCATATCGCCAGCGGCGACACGGTGGTGACCAATTCCTATCACGGCACCTACTGGGCCATGCTGCTTGGCCGCCGCACCCTCTGCCTGCCGTTCTCAAACAAGTTCAACGGCTTCGCGGACCCGCCCACCATGGCCACGCCGTCCAACTGGCAAACCGCCCTGCCAAAGGCCCGCCGCCACCCGGCGCTCCTTGAACAGGCCCGCACCGCCAACCGTGGCTTTTTCGACAAGGTCATGAACCTGTGA
- the fghA gene encoding S-formylglutathione hydrolase, giving the protein METVAENRCFGGVQGVYTHGSDVCGVPMTFGLFLPEEAKDGPVPVLWYLSGLTCTHENAMVKAGAQGWAAEQGIALVFPDTSPRGEGVADDEGYDLGQGAGFYVNATQDPWKPHFQMWDYVAEELPALIGREFAVDLERQSITGHSMGGHGALTLAMGLPGRFRSVSAFSPICNPTASDWGRKQLGAYLGDDEGLWERHDATVMMKANGFDGPMLVDTGTSDQFIDLLKPEALAQAVNMRRQQAVLRLQPGYDHSYFFVSTFMEDHVGFHAEALYG; this is encoded by the coding sequence ATGGAAACGGTAGCGGAAAACAGGTGTTTTGGCGGGGTTCAGGGGGTTTACACCCATGGCTCGGACGTATGTGGCGTGCCGATGACCTTTGGTCTGTTCCTGCCCGAAGAAGCCAAGGACGGGCCGGTGCCTGTGCTGTGGTATTTGAGCGGGCTGACCTGTACGCATGAAAACGCGATGGTCAAGGCGGGTGCGCAGGGCTGGGCCGCGGAGCAGGGGATTGCTCTGGTCTTTCCGGACACTTCGCCGCGCGGCGAGGGGGTGGCCGATGACGAGGGTTATGACCTTGGGCAGGGGGCCGGGTTTTATGTGAACGCCACGCAGGACCCATGGAAGCCGCATTTTCAAATGTGGGATTACGTGGCCGAGGAGTTGCCCGCATTGATTGGCCGCGAGTTTGCTGTTGATCTGGAACGGCAGTCGATCACCGGCCATTCGATGGGCGGGCATGGTGCGCTGACGCTGGCGATGGGCCTGCCGGGGCGGTTCCGGTCGGTTTCGGCGTTTTCACCGATCTGTAACCCGACGGCGAGCGATTGGGGGCGCAAGCAGCTCGGTGCTTATCTGGGCGATGACGAGGGGCTTTGGGAGCGTCACGACGCGACGGTGATGATGAAAGCAAACGGGTTTGACGGGCCGATGTTGGTGGATACCGGCACCAGCGATCAGTTTATTGATTTGCTCAAGCCCGAAGCGTTGGCGCAGGCGGTGAATATGCGGCGTCAGCAAGCGGTGCTGCGCCTGCAGCCGGGGTATGACCACAGCTATTTCTTTGTCTCGACCTTCATGGAGGACCATGTGGGGTTCCATGCCGAGGCGCTATATGGGTGA
- a CDS encoding TetR/AcrR family transcriptional regulator produces the protein MPICPVSLATSQINSKGRKFDQVLEGARKVFMADGFERANVDQIAQTAGVSKATLYSYFPDKEQLFAEVARLECLRMADAAAAEINTQGPIGEVLTSLAMRLAKYLLSDFTQTMFRICVSERDRFPDIARAFYDCGPEMGRKRLEEVLAHGVARGELKIDNLTLAAEQFSDLSKSYLWMRAVFGIQTEFSQDEIATVTNEAVATFMARYGT, from the coding sequence ATGCCAATTTGCCCTGTTAGCCTCGCCACATCCCAGATCAACAGCAAAGGCCGCAAGTTCGATCAGGTTCTCGAAGGGGCGCGCAAAGTGTTCATGGCCGACGGGTTCGAGCGGGCCAACGTCGATCAAATCGCCCAAACCGCAGGCGTCTCCAAGGCAACGCTCTACTCCTACTTCCCTGACAAAGAACAACTTTTCGCCGAAGTCGCCCGCCTCGAATGCCTTCGCATGGCCGATGCCGCCGCGGCCGAAATCAACACCCAAGGGCCGATCGGCGAGGTGCTCACCTCCTTGGCAATGCGCCTCGCGAAATATCTTCTGTCGGATTTTACGCAAACCATGTTCCGCATTTGCGTCTCCGAACGTGACCGCTTTCCTGACATTGCCCGCGCGTTTTATGACTGCGGCCCCGAGATGGGCCGCAAGCGCCTCGAAGAGGTGCTGGCCCATGGCGTCGCCCGCGGCGAGCTAAAGATCGACAACCTCACGCTGGCGGCGGAACAATTCTCGGACCTGTCCAAATCCTACCTCTGGATGCGTGCGGTGTTCGGTATCCAGACCGAGTTTTCGCAAGACGAAATCGCCACCGTCACCAATGAAGCGGTCGCAACTTTCATGGCCCGTTACGGCACCTAA
- a CDS encoding 4Fe-4S dicluster domain-containing protein, translating into MARDNPYRPFTPDPEQMALHPGQSGNAINGLGERAFRRPEVVYWAPNPDDIPHGKMQRWFYSVDPDPAAMAAVRAERQVILDAPMAEVAAEPMAIAPEAWTGGLAQFVSAGICEMTGVAQAREEWFFAGQEMRHSRLILLAVGHEFDAIAQAPKVQAGAEVVRQYGRAAGAAKTVASWIRQQGWEAEPVTGPMAGAVTLIPPAIECGFGELGKHGSIINPELGASFRLAGVLTDAPFAPTPKREFGIDSFCANCRICEEACPPEALSPGKQWVRGEEKWYVDFDRCLPFFNETQGCAICIAVCPWSRPGVGLNLAAKLARRAERIGAGDAPEGRG; encoded by the coding sequence ATGGCGCGCGACAACCCATATCGACCGTTTACGCCGGACCCGGAGCAGATGGCCTTGCACCCCGGCCAGTCGGGCAATGCGATCAACGGTTTGGGCGAGCGGGCGTTTCGCCGCCCGGAGGTGGTATATTGGGCGCCCAACCCCGACGACATTCCACACGGGAAAATGCAACGCTGGTTCTATTCGGTTGACCCGGACCCGGCGGCGATGGCGGCGGTGCGGGCCGAGCGGCAGGTGATATTGGATGCGCCGATGGCCGAGGTGGCGGCGGAGCCGATGGCGATTGCGCCGGAGGCGTGGACCGGCGGGCTGGCGCAATTCGTCAGCGCCGGGATTTGCGAGATGACCGGCGTGGCGCAAGCGCGCGAAGAGTGGTTTTTCGCCGGGCAGGAGATGCGCCACAGCCGGTTGATCCTTTTGGCGGTGGGCCATGAGTTCGACGCGATTGCACAAGCGCCCAAGGTGCAGGCCGGGGCCGAGGTGGTGCGCCAGTATGGCCGCGCGGCGGGGGCGGCCAAGACGGTGGCGAGCTGGATCCGGCAACAGGGCTGGGAGGCCGAGCCGGTGACCGGGCCGATGGCCGGGGCGGTGACGTTGATCCCGCCCGCGATTGAATGCGGCTTTGGTGAATTGGGCAAGCACGGGTCGATCATCAACCCGGAGCTGGGCGCTTCGTTTCGCTTGGCAGGTGTGTTGACGGACGCGCCATTCGCGCCAACGCCCAAGCGGGAGTTCGGGATCGACAGCTTCTGCGCCAACTGCCGGATTTGCGAGGAGGCCTGTCCGCCAGAGGCGCTTTCACCCGGCAAGCAATGGGTGCGCGGCGAGGAGAAGTGGTATGTGGATTTCGACCGGTGTCTGCCGTTCTTCAACGAGACGCAGGGTTGTGCCATTTGCATTGCCGTTTGCCCGTGGTCGCGCCCCGGTGTGGGGTTGAACCTTGCGGCCAAACTGGCGCGGCGGGCGGAGCGGATTGGCGCGGGTGACGCGCCGGAGGGGCGCGGTTAG
- a CDS encoding amidohydrolase, producing MGKWGTLRLGGLTAGLVMLAALGRADGDHDHGVMGKDAQHLPIFDAHIHYKEPAWDVYPVKSIIELMDRSGVAMGLVSSTPDEGTIMLWKYAPNRVVPELRPYHGDAGSSNWTKAPDMEAYLKERLQAYPHQGIGEFHIHRLDRSDEPLFRKVIAMAKARDIFLHVHSGVEPVEWLFSLDPEVKIIWAHAGLSTPAKGVYAVMKRYGTLVADTSLREHDILDGAGGLDPVWEKILIEFQGRLMVGSDTWVNSQWDQYEDIIATHRRYLALLPREVAEKIAFKNAERFFGRKVTMDLIGKR from the coding sequence ATGGGCAAATGGGGCACACTACGGTTGGGTGGGCTGACCGCAGGGTTGGTGATGTTGGCGGCACTGGGGCGGGCCGACGGCGATCATGATCACGGGGTGATGGGCAAGGATGCGCAGCATTTGCCGATTTTCGACGCGCATATCCATTACAAGGAACCGGCGTGGGATGTTTACCCGGTCAAAAGCATTATCGAGTTGATGGACCGCAGCGGGGTCGCGATGGGGTTGGTCTCTTCCACGCCCGATGAAGGCACGATCATGCTGTGGAAATACGCGCCGAACCGGGTGGTGCCGGAGCTGCGCCCCTATCACGGGGATGCGGGGTCATCGAATTGGACCAAGGCGCCGGATATGGAGGCCTATTTGAAAGAGCGGTTGCAGGCCTATCCGCATCAAGGGATTGGCGAGTTTCACATTCATCGGCTGGACCGGTCGGATGAGCCGCTGTTTCGCAAGGTGATCGCGATGGCCAAGGCGCGGGACATTTTCCTGCATGTGCATTCGGGGGTGGAGCCTGTGGAGTGGCTTTTTTCGCTGGACCCGGAGGTCAAGATCATCTGGGCGCATGCCGGGTTGAGCACGCCCGCAAAAGGGGTTTACGCGGTGATGAAACGCTATGGCACGTTGGTTGCGGATACGTCATTGCGCGAGCATGACATTCTGGATGGTGCGGGCGGGTTGGACCCTGTGTGGGAGAAGATCCTGATCGAGTTTCAGGGCCGCTTGATGGTGGGGAGCGACACATGGGTCAACAGCCAGTGGGACCAATATGAGGACATCATCGCCACGCATCGCAGGTATCTGGCGCTTTTGCCGCGCGAGGTCGCGGAAAAGATCGCCTTTAAGAATGCCGAGCGGTTTTTCGGGCGCAAGGTGACGATGGATTTAATCGGAAAACGCTGA
- a CDS encoding AEC family transporter: MWEIFLKTVPFFALIGLGYGAGVTKFFSEEATSYLTKFVFYFALSAMIFRFASQMSLSEVADTRFIVAYLWGSGFVYGLGMAVAFLRKRPMEEAAIEAQCAVIANVGFLGIPMLTLLLGPEAVGPLMMVLAMDLIVFGSLIVILVTGGRDGRMGLAVLRTVGVGLLKNPMIMAMALGLLVSGFEITVPVPVEEFLTILGAAATPGALFAIGASLASKSAERLSVAGWLSFAKLVLHPAFVALAALYLFPIDPFPAAVMISCAALPVAGNVFILAQHYGVAPQRVSAAILVSTVFSVASVPLVIAWVTQLY; the protein is encoded by the coding sequence ATGTGGGAGATTTTTCTTAAAACCGTGCCGTTCTTTGCGCTCATCGGTCTTGGCTATGGCGCCGGGGTGACGAAGTTTTTCAGCGAAGAGGCGACCTCTTATCTGACGAAATTCGTGTTTTACTTTGCCTTGTCGGCGATGATCTTTCGCTTTGCCTCGCAGATGAGCCTGAGCGAGGTGGCCGATACGCGGTTTATCGTCGCGTATCTTTGGGGCTCGGGCTTTGTTTACGGATTGGGCATGGCGGTGGCGTTTTTGCGCAAGCGCCCGATGGAGGAAGCGGCGATCGAGGCGCAATGTGCGGTGATTGCCAATGTCGGTTTCCTTGGGATTCCGATGCTGACGCTGTTGTTGGGTCCAGAGGCGGTGGGGCCGTTGATGATGGTTCTGGCGATGGATTTGATCGTGTTCGGCTCGCTTATCGTGATTTTGGTGACGGGCGGGCGTGACGGACGGATGGGCCTTGCGGTGCTGCGCACGGTCGGGGTTGGCCTGCTCAAGAACCCGATGATTATGGCGATGGCGTTGGGCCTGTTGGTCTCGGGGTTCGAGATCACGGTGCCGGTGCCGGTGGAAGAGTTTCTGACCATTCTGGGGGCGGCGGCGACGCCGGGGGCGTTGTTTGCGATTGGCGCATCGTTGGCCAGCAAATCGGCCGAGCGGTTGTCGGTGGCGGGGTGGTTGAGCTTTGCCAAGCTGGTGTTGCATCCGGCGTTTGTGGCGTTGGCGGCGCTGTATCTGTTCCCGATTGATCCGTTCCCGGCGGCGGTGATGATTTCCTGTGCGGCGCTGCCGGTGGCGGGGAATGTCTTCATTCTGGCGCAGCATTACGGTGTCGCGCCGCAGCGGGTGTCGGCGGCGATTTTGGTCTCGACAGTGTTCAGCGTGGCCTCGGTGCCATTGGTGATCGCATGGGTGACACAGCTTTATTGA
- a CDS encoding nitroreductase family protein gives MSEQSVPGYSPVPLPRRAERSDAEVLAAAKGFRGDMASRHTIRDFSTRPVAREVIEEVILSAGNAPSGANHQPWHFVAISDPEIKAQIRKAAEEEEARFYGGGAGDEWLSALEPIGTGVSKPHLEEAPWLIVVFAQRYGLREDGSRFKNYYVPESVGIASGFLIASLHMAGLYGLTHTPNPMKFLTGICGRPEHEKPIMIVAVGHAAEEATVPQKAMKKKPLGEVATFI, from the coding sequence ATGAGCGAGCAAAGCGTGCCGGGGTATAGCCCCGTGCCATTGCCACGCCGTGCAGAGCGGAGCGATGCCGAGGTTTTGGCCGCTGCGAAGGGGTTTCGCGGCGATATGGCGAGCCGCCACACGATCCGCGATTTCAGCACGCGTCCGGTGGCGCGGGAGGTGATCGAAGAGGTGATCCTGAGCGCCGGGAACGCGCCGAGCGGGGCGAACCATCAGCCGTGGCATTTCGTGGCGATTTCGGACCCTGAGATAAAGGCGCAGATTCGCAAAGCTGCCGAGGAAGAGGAAGCGAGGTTTTATGGCGGAGGGGCCGGGGACGAGTGGCTTTCGGCGCTGGAGCCGATTGGCACGGGTGTGTCCAAACCGCATCTTGAGGAGGCGCCGTGGCTGATTGTGGTGTTTGCGCAGCGCTATGGTTTGCGCGAGGATGGCAGCCGGTTCAAGAATTACTATGTGCCCGAAAGCGTGGGCATCGCCAGCGGGTTTTTGATTGCTTCGCTGCATATGGCGGGGCTTTACGGGCTGACCCATACGCCGAACCCGATGAAATTCCTGACCGGGATTTGCGGGCGTCCCGAGCATGAGAAGCCGATCATGATCGTCGCCGTGGGCCATGCGGCAGAGGAGGCAACGGTGCCGCAGAAGGCGATGAAGAAAAAGCCGTTGGGTGAGGTGGCGACGTTTATTTGA
- a CDS encoding isocitrate lyase/phosphoenolpyruvate mutase family protein has product MTTHALSQADKATRFKSLHTPGTPLVLYNIWDAGSAKAIADAGAKALATGSWSVAAAQGYADGEALPLDLLLTIVARIAATNDLPLSVDFEGGYATDPAGVASNVSRLIAAGAIGINFEDRVINGDGLHSIEGQSARIAAARTAASSANVPLFINARTDLFLGSAPDSHAGFVDEAITRAQAYQQAGADGFFVPGLTQETLIRRITAATTLPVNVMMLGDQSPLSSVAAMGVARASFGPGAYRTAMGDLAERFRALTPDGKAP; this is encoded by the coding sequence ATGACCACGCACGCTCTCAGCCAAGCCGACAAAGCCACCCGCTTCAAATCGCTCCACACCCCCGGCACGCCGCTGGTGCTTTACAACATCTGGGACGCCGGATCGGCCAAAGCCATCGCCGACGCCGGGGCAAAGGCGCTCGCCACAGGAAGCTGGTCGGTCGCCGCCGCCCAAGGCTACGCGGATGGCGAGGCGCTGCCGCTTGATCTCTTGCTCACCATCGTGGCGCGCATCGCTGCCACCAATGATCTGCCCCTCTCGGTCGATTTCGAAGGCGGCTATGCCACCGACCCCGCCGGGGTTGCCAGCAATGTGTCGCGCCTGATCGCCGCCGGTGCCATCGGCATCAATTTCGAGGACCGGGTGATCAACGGTGACGGCCTGCACAGCATCGAAGGCCAATCCGCCCGCATCGCCGCCGCCCGCACGGCGGCCAGCTCTGCCAATGTGCCGCTCTTTATCAACGCCCGCACCGATCTCTTTCTCGGCTCTGCCCCGGACAGCCACGCCGGCTTTGTCGACGAGGCGATCACCCGCGCACAGGCCTATCAACAGGCCGGCGCGGATGGCTTCTTTGTGCCCGGCCTCACGCAAGAGACGCTGATCCGCCGCATCACCGCCGCCACCACTCTGCCGGTGAACGTGATGATGCTGGGCGATCAAAGCCCGCTGAGCTCGGTCGCCGCCATGGGCGTTGCACGGGCGAGCTTCGGCCCCGGTGCCTATCGCACCGCAATGGGCGATCTGGCCGAGCGGTTCCGCGCCCTCACCCCCGACGGCAAAGCGCCCTAG
- the blaOXA gene encoding class D beta-lactamase, translating to MRAWVLGVVLALMAGGAQAEVRVVCTLVAEAETGRVVLEEGACAARETPASTFKVALAVIGFEAGFLQDAHAPVLEYRKGEPDWGGKNWTRDTTPERWMTYSVVWYSQRIARALGAEVLSAKARALGYGNADFAGDAGYDNGLERAWISSSLQISPREQVAFLRGLVTGRLPVSARAMRLTRAVVEERRVGGWRVNGKTGGAYPRRADRSFDYAAGVGWFVGWAEKDGRVYVFARLTRANTRLKGSPGVVTRARFLENWPAMAERLR from the coding sequence ATGCGGGCATGGGTGCTGGGGGTGGTTTTGGCGCTGATGGCGGGCGGGGCGCAGGCGGAGGTGCGGGTGGTTTGCACCCTTGTGGCCGAGGCCGAAACCGGGCGGGTGGTGTTGGAGGAGGGCGCGTGCGCGGCGCGTGAGACGCCTGCATCGACGTTCAAGGTGGCCTTGGCGGTGATCGGCTTCGAGGCGGGGTTTTTGCAGGATGCGCACGCGCCGGTGCTTGAGTATCGCAAGGGCGAGCCCGATTGGGGCGGCAAGAACTGGACCCGCGACACCACGCCAGAGCGGTGGATGACCTATTCGGTGGTCTGGTATTCACAGCGGATCGCACGGGCGCTGGGCGCGGAAGTGTTAAGCGCAAAGGCGCGGGCGCTGGGGTATGGCAACGCGGATTTTGCCGGTGATGCGGGCTATGACAACGGGTTGGAGCGGGCGTGGATTTCATCGTCATTGCAGATATCGCCACGCGAGCAGGTGGCGTTTTTGCGCGGGCTGGTGACGGGGCGTTTGCCGGTGAGTGCGCGAGCGATGCGATTGACACGCGCGGTGGTTGAGGAGCGCCGGGTCGGGGGCTGGCGGGTGAATGGCAAGACCGGGGGCGCCTATCCGCGCCGGGCGGACCGGAGTTTCGACTATGCCGCCGGGGTCGGCTGGTTTGTGGGATGGGCCGAAAAGGACGGGCGGGTTTACGTGTTCGCGCGGCTGACGCGGGCCAACACGCGGCTAAAGGGCTCGCCCGGTGTTGTGACGCGGGCGCGGTTTCTGGAAAACTGGCCTGCTATGGCAGAACGATTGAGGTGA
- a CDS encoding rubrerythrin family protein, whose amino-acid sequence MRFLTQRRRFSELSEQEVLALAISSEEDDARIYRMYAERMRDDFPDSAKVFDGMAAEEDDHRQRLIEQHRKRFGEVIPLIRREHVAGYYARRPVWLVENLGLERMREEAENMEADAERFYIAAAQRSTDAGTRKLLGDLAAAEAGHQHKAETLEEQHLGADARGEEERTAHRKFLLTWVQPGLAGLMDGSVSTLAPIFATAFATQDTWTTFLVGLAASVGAGISMGFTEAASDDGELSGRGSPIKRGFASGVMTMVGGLGHALPYLIPDFWTATTIALVVVFIELWAIAWIQNKFMDTPFFRAAFQVVLGGALVFAAGALIGSG is encoded by the coding sequence ATGCGGTTTCTAACTCAACGGCGGCGCTTTTCCGAGCTGAGCGAGCAGGAGGTTCTGGCGCTGGCGATTTCATCGGAGGAGGATGATGCGCGGATTTACCGGATGTATGCCGAGCGGATGCGCGACGATTTTCCCGACAGTGCCAAGGTGTTTGACGGCATGGCCGCCGAGGAGGATGACCACCGCCAGCGATTGATCGAGCAGCATCGCAAGCGGTTTGGCGAGGTGATCCCGTTGATCCGGCGCGAGCATGTGGCGGGCTATTATGCGCGCCGCCCGGTGTGGCTGGTCGAGAACCTCGGGCTTGAGCGGATGCGCGAAGAGGCCGAGAATATGGAAGCCGATGCCGAGCGGTTTTACATTGCCGCCGCGCAGCGCAGCACGGATGCGGGCACGCGCAAGTTGCTGGGTGATCTGGCGGCGGCAGAGGCCGGACATCAGCACAAGGCCGAAACGCTGGAAGAGCAGCATCTGGGCGCGGATGCGCGGGGCGAGGAGGAGCGCACGGCGCATCGCAAGTTCTTGCTGACGTGGGTTCAGCCGGGATTGGCCGGGTTGATGGACGGGTCGGTGTCGACGCTGGCGCCGATCTTTGCCACCGCATTTGCGACGCAGGACACATGGACCACCTTCCTTGTCGGGTTGGCGGCGAGCGTGGGCGCGGGCATTTCGATGGGGTTCACCGAAGCGGCCAGCGACGACGGAGAGTTGAGCGGGCGGGGCAGCCCGATCAAACGCGGGTTTGCCAGCGGGGTGATGACCATGGTGGGGGGCTTGGGGCATGCGTTGCCGTATCTGATCCCCGACTTCTGGACCGCGACGACGATCGCTTTGGTCGTGGTGTTCATCGAGCTTTGGGCGATTGCGTGGATCCAGAACAAATTCATGGACACGCCGTTTTTCCGCGCCGCGTTTCAGGTTGTGCTGGGCGGGGCGTTGGTCTTTGCCGCGGGGGCGTTGATTGGCAGCGGCTAG